CTTGCATACATACAAGGTACGTGCCCACCACTTCAGGGGTTTATCTTGGTTATTGGATAATGCCGATTTAAAGGAAAGGGCAGCCAAAGAAAGAAATTGGCTGAGTTGGCGATGCGGCAAAGCAAAGAGTGAGTGGAGTTCCTGTGGCTCCTGGATCCACCCCCGCAGTCCAGGCCCACAGTTCGATTCGACAGAAATTGACGGTCGGGCGACATGGCTTCCTGGACGAATTCAGTCGCGCAACTGGTCTGTCGCGATTCTTTGAATTTTTCCCTAGCAACCGCACCTCTCACTCAAACATTCACTCATCCAATCAACCGTTAATTGGGCCATCCCAATCCACCTTATACACATGAATGTGCTGCCATTCGCAAAATACCGTAAAAACCGTCGTTCTTTTGCTGCTATTTCCAGTTTTTGTCGCATTAGAGTTCACTCGCAAGGAAGTGTAGGATTATTTGGCATGTACACCAAGTAACTTGCTTACTTGTTTAGGAAGTGCCCAAACACTGTCAAGTAAATTGATAGTACCACCCAACAAAGGGACTAGCCTGCATAATATGCCTCCAACTCCAGGATCTAAACGACAAAGGAAACCTGCACCTGGCATTTCACGCGAGGATTCAGACGACGAACTCGGAGACGAGGATCTTCCGTGGGAATGGATAtacgatgatgatgatcttCAAAAGCGCCAGCAGGAGGATGGTACCGAGGCAGACGATGGAACCACACCTCGCAAACGGAAACGGGCGCAGCAGAGCCGGAGCGGGCCCAAGATTGTCGGTGCACGCATGGGAAACTTCGAGTGCCGCATAGGAGATACAGTGCTCCTCAAGGCCGAGGGAGGGTCCAGCGAGGCCTGGGTTGGCATCATCTGTGAATTTGTCGAAGATGATGGCGAGAAAGCTGCTCACTTTTTGTGGTTCTCTACCGAAAGGGAGATTCGaaataaacaaaagaaaCGGAATGACTTTCTACCGGTAAGATTGACTCTTCACGGTTTAAGCATCATATCCTGAAATaaggagttttttttttttttttttttttttttttgctaattCGGACCTCTAAAGAACGAACTGTACGTCTCGCCATCATGGGATGTCAACCCGCTCGCTGCAATAAACGGCAAGGCTATAGTCATGTCACAGACGGCTTTCCTGAAAAAGTACCCCAACGGCAAGGTTCCTCGGAGCTCAAAAGACTTTGGCAAGGTCTTTATATGCCGCCGGGGCTGCAACACCCGTACAGCTAGCTACACAGACGAGTTTGTGTGGGAAGACATCTACCGCGGTACCGAAGCCGACGTGCTCAGTCTGGGCGAGCGTATAAAGACGGAGACCAAAGCTACTCGTGCTCGCCGAAagaccaaggcgccttcCCCAGATGTCTACGAGTTTCGTGATGACAACGATGGGGACGAAGACAGAACTCTGGCCAAGCTTCAAAGAACACCCAAGAAGCCCCGAACTGGTCTTGCCACCGCTGTGACTCCTAGCAAAGGTGGCCGCACACCCAGCAAGCCAGCGACGCCGTCTTCTCACCGGCGAATAGTTGTCAAGAAGCACCTCGAGTTTACCCCATTGGCGACGCGCACACTCTCACCCTCTCATCACCAGAACTCACCTTTCCAGATTGCCCGTGCCCAACTACACGTGGCCTCGGTGCCTACCAGTCTTCCCTGCCGAGAAGCCGAGTTCAGCGAGGTCTACTCGCACCTCGAAGCCGCCATCACAGACGGCACCGGCTCGTGTATCTACATCTCCGGTACGCCAGGCACGGGTAAGACGGCCACGGTACGTGAGGTCGTTGCCTCGCTAGACCACGCGGTCCGGAATGACGAGCTCGATGATTTCATCTTTGTCGAGATCAACGGCATGAAGGTCTCGGACCCGCACCAGGCTTACTCGCTCCTGTGGGAGGCGCTTAAAGGGCAACGGGTCAGTCCGGCGCAGGCGCTGGACCTGCTTGAGAGGGAGTTCAGTAATCCAAGTCCCAGGCGTGTTCCTTGCGTCGTGCTCATGGACGAGCTTGACCAGCTTGTGACCAAGAACCAGGGCGTCATGTATAATTTCTTCAACTGGCCTGGACTGAGGCACAGTCGGCTTATTGTGCTGGCTGTTGCCAACACCATGGACTTACCGGAGAGGACGCTGAGCAACAAGATCAGCAGTCGGTTGGGTAAGCTTCCATGTTCTTCTCGCAGTATTTTTCTTATCTTGTGAAGAACCGCTTCTAACGCCCTCTTCCACTATAGGCCTGACCCGCATCACCTTCCCCGGATACACACATGAGCAGCTGATGAAGATCATTCAATCTCGACTCGAAGGCGTGCCAGGTAATATCGTCGATCCCGACGCGATTCAGTTCGCCTCTCGCAAGGTAGCCGCCGTGAGCGGAGACGCCCGCCGCGCTCTGGACATATGCCGGCGGGCCGTCGAGCTCGCCGAGGCTGAGGCGCGCGACATGGACAACGAGACGCCTGATACTCCTAGCAAGCGAAAGCAAAAACAACTAGCAGCGGCAGAAGACGACGCGgccgccaagaagaagaggcgCGGCGCCGGGCGCGTCACCATCGACACGATCCGACGCGCCATCGCCGAGGCCACATCGTCGCCGCTGCAGCAGTATCTCCGCGCGCTGCCCTTCTCGTCGCGGCTCCTCCTCGCCGCGCTGCTGGTGCGGGTTACGCGCACAGGTCTGGCCGAGAGCACCTACGGCGACGTCCTCGAGGAGATGCAGCGCGCCGTCAAGTTCGCCTCGGGGAGCCGGCAGGTCGAGCTGCTGGACCGCAGAAGGATAGACGCTGCGGGCCGGTATGTGGCGGACCCGGCGGCTGCCGCGTCGGAGGAAGGAGGCGGATGGGTGAGCAGCagcgccaagaagaagaaggatcaGGTCATGCATCGGCTTGCTGGGCTGAGTCTCGCGGCGGTCGAGCTGACGGGAGCGGGGATTGTGAACCTAGAGGCGCACAGGGCAGAGAGGCCGAGCAAGATACGGTT
The Pyricularia oryzae 70-15 chromosome 1, whole genome shotgun sequence DNA segment above includes these coding regions:
- a CDS encoding origin recognition complex subunit 1, encoding MPPTPGSKRQRKPAPGISREDSDDELGDEDLPWEWIYDDDDLQKRQQEDGTEADDGTTPRKRKRAQQSRSGPKIVGARMGNFECRIGDTVLLKAEGGSSEAWVGIICEFVEDDGEKAAHFLWFSTEREIRNKQKKRNDFLPNELYVSPSWDVNPLAAINGKAIVMSQTAFLKKYPNGKVPRSSKDFGKVFICRRGCNTRTASYTDEFVWEDIYRGTEADVLSLGERIKTETKATRARRKTKAPSPDVYEFRDDNDGDEDRTLAKLQRTPKKPRTGLATAVTPSKGGRTPSKPATPSSHRRIVVKKHLEFTPLATRTLSPSHHQNSPFQIARAQLHVASVPTSLPCREAEFSEVYSHLEAAITDGTGSCIYISGTPGTGKTATVREVVASLDHAVRNDELDDFIFVEINGMKVSDPHQAYSLLWEALKGQRVSPAQALDLLEREFSNPSPRRVPCVVLMDELDQLVTKNQGVMYNFFNWPGLRHSRLIVLAVANTMDLPERTLSNKISSRLGLTRITFPGYTHEQLMKIIQSRLEGVPGNIVDPDAIQFASRKVAAVSGDARRALDICRRAVELAEAEARDMDNETPDTPSKRKQKQLAAAEDDAAAKKKRRGAGRVTIDTIRRAIAEATSSPLQQYLRALPFSSRLLLAALLVRVTRTGLAESTYGDVLEEMQRAVKFASGSRQVELLDRRRIDAAGRYVADPAAAASEEGGGWVSSSAKKKKDQVMHRLAGLSLAAVELTGAGIVNLEAHRAERPSKIRLAVGDEEVRLAFRDDPEIKALGLVL